From a region of the Fundulus heteroclitus isolate FHET01 unplaced genomic scaffold, MU-UCD_Fhet_4.1 scaffold_28, whole genome shotgun sequence genome:
- the ndufc1 gene encoding NADH dehydrogenase [ubiquinone] 1 subunit C1, mitochondrial, which produces MTLSRLFSRAVHINRAGSRSAFTSSKPDTANPNWLRVGLAFGTSALLWGLLFKQHSTDVHEYKVRNGLQ; this is translated from the exons ATGACTCTCAGTCGCCTGTTTTCCCGGGCTGTCCACATTAACAGAG CTGGTTCCAGATCAGCTTTCACCAGCTCCAAGCCGGACACAGCCAACCCCAACTGGCTGCGAGTGGGTCTTGCATTTGGAACTTCAGCTCTCCTTTGGGGCCTG CTTTTCAAACAGCACAGCACGGATGTCCACGAGTACAAAGTGAGGAATGGCCTTCAATGA
- the LOC118559390 gene encoding putative nuclease HARBI1 has translation MEVFEHISKATVCRAVRKVCLALKRFLRIFVLFPGHKPVRVIKEEFHRIAGFPNVVGCIDGTHIPIIAPSENEADYVNRRSIHSINVQIICDAAHIITNVEAKWPGSVHDSRIYRESTLSNRLERGEIDGFLLEDRGYPCRPNLMAPYPEPEPGPQQRFNVAHCRTRARVEMTIGLLKARFQCLRHLRVTPERACDIIVACLVLHNIAIIRGEQHPALQLQGPEEDPINPADFRDGRVVRDMICRNVFSD, from the exons ATGGAAGTTTTTGAACATATTAGTAAGGCTACTGTTTGCAGAGCGGTAAGGAAAGTGTGCCTCGCTCTTAAGCGCTTTCTGAGAATTTTTGTATTGTTTCCTGGGCACAAACCAGTGAGAGTCATCAAAGAGGAGTTTCACAGGATTGCAG GATTTCCGAATGTGGTTGGATGCATTGATGGCACACATATTCCGATCATTGcaccttctgaaaatgaagcgGACTATGTGAACAGGAGATCCATCCACAGTATTAATGTGCAG ATCATATGTGATGCTGCACATATAATTACAAATGTGGAGGCCAAGTGGCCTGGCTCTGTTCATGACTCAAGAATCTATCGGGAGTCAACCCTGAGCAACAGACTGGAAAGGG GAGAGATTGATGGCTTTCTGCTGGAAGATAGGGGTTACCCATGCCGACCAAATCTTATGGCCCCTTACCCAGAACCTGAACCAGGCCCACAGCAGCGCTTCAATGTGGCACACTGCAGGACGAGAGCCCGGGTGGAGATGACCATAGGCCTGTTGAAAGCACGTTTCCAGTGCCTACGTCACCTCAGGGTAACCCCTGAAAGGGCCTGCGATATTATTGTGGCATGTCTTGTTCTCCATAATATTGCCATAATTAGAGGGGAGCAACACCCTGCCCTACAGTTACAAGGCCCTGAGGAAGACCCCATCAACCCTGCAGATTTCCGGGATGGAAGGGTAGTCCGGGATATGATATGCCGCAATGTCTTCTCAGATTAA